Proteins encoded in a region of the Pseudomonas denitrificans (nom. rej.) genome:
- a CDS encoding DUF6916 family protein has product MLIDLQGLTAQAFSSELGQVFTAHTVPDPVQLILHNVIEGREVGGGFRTPFSLIFTTPMNVLLLEAQYRLSSPSGRDYELYLAPLAATPGDQRHYQALFS; this is encoded by the coding sequence ATGCTCATCGACCTCCAGGGCCTGACGGCCCAGGCATTCAGTTCTGAACTCGGCCAGGTGTTCACTGCACACACCGTTCCCGATCCGGTCCAGCTGATTTTGCACAACGTGATCGAAGGGCGCGAGGTCGGCGGTGGTTTCCGCACGCCTTTCTCGCTGATCTTCACCACGCCGATGAATGTACTGCTGCTCGAGGCCCAGTATCGCCTGAGCAGCCCGAGCGGGCGCGATTACGAACTTTACCTGGCGCCGCTGGCGGCAACGCCCGGCGACCAGCGCCACTACCAGGCCCTGTTCAGCTAG
- a CDS encoding thioesterase family protein, with the protein MNPPVLAVGLTHNETLIVAQRHTVPQVATDWPGFADMPPVFATAMMIGFIEQTCIEGLRPFLTPEQRTVGTQVDVSHIAATPVGMKVTAAVELIAIDGKSLLFRVECRDEAGVIGAGTHRRAIIDLQRFVQRLGEKSAAVAG; encoded by the coding sequence ATGAACCCGCCAGTGCTTGCCGTTGGACTGACTCACAATGAAACCCTGATCGTGGCGCAGCGGCACACGGTGCCCCAGGTGGCGACCGACTGGCCTGGCTTTGCCGACATGCCGCCGGTGTTCGCCACCGCCATGATGATCGGCTTCATCGAGCAGACCTGCATCGAAGGGCTGCGGCCCTTCCTCACACCTGAGCAGCGCACGGTGGGCACCCAGGTGGATGTCAGCCACATCGCCGCCACGCCGGTGGGGATGAAGGTGACGGCGGCGGTGGAGCTCATTGCCATCGATGGAAAGTCGCTGCTGTTCCGCGTCGAGTGCCGCGACGAGGCGGGCGTCATCGGCGCCGGCACCCATCGTCGCGCGATCATCGATCTGCAGCGGTTCGTCCAGCGGCTGGGGGAGAAGTCCGCTGCGGTTGCCGGCTAG
- a CDS encoding phage tail protein: MDVESYIGVVAPFAGSFAPRNWMTCNGQQIGIAQNQTLYALLGTTYGGDGVNTFCLPNLGGRAGLGQNASYPLGAVAGTEHTTLLTSNLPTHTHGATAEATVLLSESSNAASASQATTSDTLAQSQGAAGRDAFTVQIYGPAPGSVQLPAQGQLNVTLAAAGGSQPVSILQPYLALTQCICALGSSPAATDRPGPLPGPS, from the coding sequence ATGGATGTCGAAAGCTATATCGGCGTCGTCGCACCCTTTGCCGGCAGCTTCGCGCCGAGAAACTGGATGACCTGCAATGGCCAGCAGATAGGCATTGCGCAGAACCAGACGCTCTACGCGCTGCTGGGCACCACCTACGGTGGCGACGGCGTCAACACTTTCTGCCTGCCCAATCTTGGCGGACGCGCCGGCCTCGGCCAGAACGCCAGCTACCCGCTGGGTGCCGTGGCCGGTACGGAACACACCACCCTGCTCACCAGCAACCTGCCGACCCATACCCACGGCGCCACCGCGGAGGCCACCGTGCTGCTGTCGGAGTCCAGCAACGCCGCCAGCGCCAGCCAGGCGACGACCAGCGATACGCTGGCGCAGTCGCAGGGGGCCGCCGGGCGTGATGCCTTCACGGTGCAGATCTACGGTCCCGCGCCGGGCTCGGTGCAACTGCCGGCACAGGGGCAACTGAACGTGACACTGGCGGCGGCCGGCGGCAGCCAGCCTGTCTCCATCCTGCAGCCCTATCTGGCGCTGACCCAGTGCATATGCGCCCTCGGGTCTTCCCCAGCCGCAACTGATCGACCCGGCCCGCTGCCAGGCCCTAGCTGA
- a CDS encoding Dyp-type peroxidase has translation MLNESPEPQSVDSPITRSAIFLVATLTPGKDWSPVRALCEDVAALVRSVGKRVPTGNLSCVVGFGSAAWDALFGAPRPAFLHAFREIGSGERVAVSTPGDLLLHIRAEQMDLCFELAAQLVGRLGDAVTVVDEVQGFRYFDMRSIIGFVDGTENPEGREVPHFTLIGDEDAGFAGGSYVLVQKYLHDMTGWNQLSTEAQERIIGRTKLADIELGDDVKPSCSHSSLTTLEKDGQEVKILRDNMPFGRPGAGEFGTYFIGYARSPAPVEEMLENMFVGRPAGNYDRLLDYSKAVTGSLFFVPSAELLESLADKQP, from the coding sequence ATGCTCAACGAATCCCCCGAACCCCAATCCGTCGATAGCCCGATCACCCGCAGCGCGATCTTCCTCGTCGCCACCCTGACGCCGGGCAAGGACTGGAGCCCGGTGCGCGCACTCTGCGAAGACGTTGCCGCGCTGGTGCGCTCGGTCGGCAAGCGTGTACCGACGGGCAACCTGTCCTGCGTGGTGGGCTTCGGTTCGGCGGCCTGGGATGCGCTGTTCGGCGCTCCACGCCCTGCGTTCCTGCATGCCTTCCGCGAGATCGGCAGCGGCGAGCGGGTCGCGGTGTCCACGCCGGGCGACCTGCTGCTGCACATCCGCGCCGAGCAGATGGACCTGTGCTTCGAGCTGGCGGCGCAACTCGTGGGGCGCCTGGGCGATGCGGTCACGGTGGTCGACGAGGTGCAGGGTTTCCGCTACTTCGACATGCGCAGCATCATCGGCTTCGTCGACGGCACCGAGAACCCGGAAGGCCGCGAGGTCCCGCACTTCACCCTGATCGGCGACGAGGACGCGGGCTTCGCCGGCGGCAGTTATGTGCTGGTGCAGAAGTACCTGCATGACATGACCGGCTGGAACCAGCTCTCCACCGAAGCCCAGGAACGCATCATCGGCCGCACCAAGCTGGCCGATATCGAACTGGGTGACGACGTGAAGCCGAGCTGCTCGCACAGCTCGCTGACGACCCTGGAGAAGGACGGCCAGGAGGTGAAGATCCTGCGCGACAACATGCCGTTCGGCCGGCCCGGAGCCGGGGAGTTCGGCACCTACTTTATCGGTTACGCGCGCTCGCCGGCGCCGGTGGAGGAGATGCTGGAAAACATGTTCGTCGGCCGCCCGGCCGGCAACTACGACCGCCTGCTGGACTACAGCAAGGCGGTGACTGGCAGCCTGTTCTTCGTGCCTTCGGCCGAACTGCTCGAGTCGCTGGCGGACAAGCAGCCCTGA
- a CDS encoding efflux RND transporter periplasmic adaptor subunit, which yields MHKGIWLGFGVSLCVAGAAYAADPAQDDPLLSSPPSSAGSGDVRGILRARDQAMLSSELSGRILEMPFADGQSFRKGDVLVRFDCSAYQAQLNAAQAGAKAASEQLGHNRQLAALNSVGRFEVALAEAKLSEAQAQAQVYKVQVGRCAVVAPFDGQVVQRKAQPFESVSGGAPLLEIVDNRSLEIRLLVPSRWVSRLKVGQSFTFVPDETGQPLQVEVKRLGARIDEGSQMLPLIASLPGDTKGLLAGMSGTARFAETP from the coding sequence ATGCATAAAGGGATCTGGCTGGGTTTTGGGGTGTCGCTGTGCGTGGCGGGAGCGGCCTATGCCGCGGACCCCGCTCAGGACGACCCCTTGCTGTCGAGCCCGCCGTCCTCCGCTGGTTCGGGCGATGTCCGCGGCATCCTGCGGGCGCGGGACCAGGCGATGCTGTCGAGCGAGCTGTCCGGGCGCATCCTGGAAATGCCGTTCGCCGATGGGCAGTCCTTCCGCAAGGGCGATGTGCTGGTGCGCTTCGACTGCTCGGCCTATCAGGCCCAGCTCAATGCCGCCCAGGCCGGCGCCAAGGCGGCCAGCGAGCAACTGGGCCACAACCGCCAGCTGGCGGCGCTCAACTCGGTGGGGCGCTTCGAGGTCGCACTGGCCGAGGCCAAGCTCTCCGAAGCCCAGGCGCAGGCTCAGGTCTACAAGGTCCAGGTCGGCCGCTGTGCGGTGGTTGCGCCCTTCGACGGCCAGGTCGTGCAGCGCAAGGCGCAGCCCTTCGAGAGCGTTTCCGGCGGCGCGCCGCTGCTGGAAATCGTCGACAACCGCAGCCTGGAAATCCGCCTGCTGGTGCCTTCGCGCTGGGTGTCCCGGTTGAAAGTGGGACAGTCCTTCACCTTCGTGCCCGATGAGACCGGCCAGCCGCTGCAGGTAGAAGTCAAGCGCCTGGGCGCGCGGATCGACGAGGGCAGCCAGATGCTTCCGCTGATCGCTTCGCTGCCGGGGGACACCAAGGGCCTGCTGGCTGGCATGAGTGGCACCGCGCGCTTCGCGGAGACGCCATGA
- a CDS encoding sulfotransferase, whose amino-acid sequence MESLSPVLDLSGWRPIRAWCDARDWRLDWCWFGEQRLTRPFFHDDVEQALRLPFNLAFRRETGLTELLDWQRASPGLAPSLLVFHASRCGSTLLAQMLAGLDSHLVLSEPGPLDSLLRSHYLHEWEAGQQERAVIAMLSALAQNAGPPAQHLVVKLDAWNLFELPLIRRCFPETPWIFLYRDPLEIAASHLKMPGMQMIPGQLSPSPLNLVDEPVAPREEYIARRLGRLLALAVEACRGQGGLAVAYEELPQVLGGRLRERLRLTTGQVEQAMAVSRQNAKRPGEAFVADSRDKRDSASALLRDSVARWADAPYRELEALRRDQAG is encoded by the coding sequence ATGGAGAGCCTGAGCCCCGTGCTGGACCTCAGTGGCTGGCGGCCCATTCGTGCCTGGTGTGACGCACGGGACTGGCGCCTGGACTGGTGCTGGTTCGGCGAGCAGCGCCTGACCCGACCATTCTTCCATGACGACGTGGAGCAGGCCCTGCGCCTGCCTTTCAACCTGGCGTTCCGTCGCGAGACCGGCCTGACGGAGCTGCTCGATTGGCAGCGCGCGAGCCCCGGCTTGGCTCCGAGCCTGCTGGTCTTCCACGCCTCGCGCTGCGGCTCGACGCTGTTGGCGCAGATGCTCGCCGGGCTCGACAGTCACCTGGTGCTGTCCGAGCCCGGTCCGCTGGATAGCCTGTTGCGCAGTCACTACCTCCACGAGTGGGAGGCAGGCCAGCAGGAGCGGGCCGTTATCGCGATGCTGTCAGCGCTGGCGCAGAACGCGGGGCCGCCGGCGCAGCATCTGGTGGTGAAGCTCGATGCGTGGAATCTATTCGAGTTGCCGCTGATTCGCCGTTGCTTCCCCGAAACGCCGTGGATATTTCTCTACCGCGACCCGCTGGAGATCGCTGCATCGCACCTGAAAATGCCGGGCATGCAGATGATCCCGGGCCAACTGAGTCCGTCGCCGTTGAACCTGGTCGATGAGCCGGTGGCACCCCGCGAGGAATACATCGCTCGTCGCCTGGGGCGGTTGCTGGCGCTGGCGGTGGAAGCGTGCCGCGGACAGGGCGGCCTGGCAGTGGCTTACGAGGAGTTGCCGCAGGTATTGGGCGGACGCCTGCGCGAGCGCCTGCGGCTGACGACTGGGCAGGTCGAGCAGGCCATGGCGGTGAGCCGGCAGAATGCCAAGCGTCCGGGCGAGGCTTTCGTGGCGGATTCCCGCGACAAGCGCGACTCCGCTTCGGCGCTACTGCGTGACAGTGTGGCTCGTTGGGCCGATGCGCCTTACCGGGAGCTGGAGGCGTTGCGCAGGGATCAGGCGGGTTGA
- a CDS encoding LysE family transporter, protein MFGVTDYGAFLIAFVVLLAIPGPGNFALITATGKGGVKAGLAATCGVILGDQVLLWMAVAGVATLLATYPAAFHAVQWLGAGYLAWLGLRMLMSKPGDAPRQSRLDNGHYLRQTMLITLLNPKAIVFYMAFLPLFVDPVKHQGLVTFAFMAATVAVVTFLYGLVAVLLTHKLAERMRANPRVANLLERLAGACLLGFGIKLAAMR, encoded by the coding sequence ATGTTCGGAGTGACCGATTACGGCGCCTTCCTGATTGCCTTCGTGGTGCTCCTGGCAATTCCCGGTCCGGGCAATTTCGCGTTGATCACCGCGACCGGCAAGGGCGGTGTGAAGGCAGGCCTCGCGGCGACCTGCGGGGTGATCCTCGGCGACCAGGTGTTGCTGTGGATGGCGGTGGCGGGCGTGGCGACGCTGCTCGCGACTTACCCGGCGGCCTTCCACGCGGTGCAATGGCTCGGCGCGGGGTACCTGGCCTGGCTGGGCCTGCGCATGCTGATGAGCAAGCCCGGCGATGCGCCGCGGCAGAGCCGCTTGGACAACGGTCACTACCTGCGCCAGACGATGCTGATTACCTTGCTCAACCCCAAGGCCATCGTGTTCTACATGGCCTTCCTGCCACTTTTCGTCGATCCGGTGAAGCACCAGGGGCTGGTGACCTTCGCCTTCATGGCGGCGACCGTGGCGGTGGTTACCTTCCTCTATGGGCTGGTGGCTGTGCTGCTGACCCACAAGCTGGCCGAGCGCATGCGCGCCAACCCGCGGGTGGCCAATCTGCTGGAGCGCCTGGCCGGCGCCTGCCTGCTTGGTTTTGGCATCAAGCTGGCGGCGATGCGCTAG
- a CDS encoding LysR family transcriptional regulator, translating to MDQLQAIRAFARVVEAGNFTRAADSLDMPNATLSKLVQELEAHLGVRLLQRTTRRVTVTPEGQDYYAKATRVLRDLEDIDSTFNIARSKPRGHLRIDVGGSTARDVLVPLLPDFLARYPDIRIDLGVSDRSVDLIGDNVDCVIRGGALDDSSLVARGIGQATMVTCASPEYLRHNGIPAYPEELRNGHRLVSYLSPQNGRAVPFRFERDGERSELKLEHRIGVNESNAHLAACVAGLGIVQTFSYAAGAALRDGSLVEILADWRPAPYPFHVVYPHNRYVTHRLRVFIDWLVGCFPTKVAG from the coding sequence ATGGATCAGCTCCAGGCCATCCGCGCCTTCGCCCGCGTCGTGGAGGCCGGCAACTTCACCCGCGCCGCCGACTCGCTGGACATGCCCAACGCCACCCTGAGCAAGCTGGTGCAGGAGCTGGAAGCGCATCTGGGCGTGCGGCTGCTGCAGCGAACCACGCGGCGCGTCACGGTGACACCGGAAGGCCAGGACTATTACGCCAAGGCCACCCGCGTGCTGCGCGACCTGGAAGACATCGACTCGACCTTCAACATCGCCCGCAGCAAGCCACGCGGCCACCTGCGCATCGACGTTGGCGGCTCCACCGCGCGGGACGTGCTGGTGCCGCTGCTGCCGGACTTTCTCGCGCGCTATCCGGACATCCGCATCGACCTGGGCGTGTCCGACCGCTCGGTGGACCTGATCGGCGACAACGTCGATTGCGTGATCCGCGGCGGCGCGCTGGACGACTCGTCACTGGTGGCGCGCGGCATCGGCCAGGCAACCATGGTCACCTGCGCCTCCCCCGAATACCTGCGCCACAACGGCATCCCCGCCTACCCCGAGGAGCTGCGCAACGGCCATCGGCTGGTCAGCTACCTGTCGCCGCAGAACGGCCGGGCGGTGCCCTTCCGCTTCGAGCGCGACGGCGAACGCAGCGAGCTGAAGCTCGAACACCGCATAGGCGTCAACGAAAGCAACGCGCACCTGGCCGCCTGCGTGGCCGGCCTGGGTATCGTCCAGACCTTCTCCTACGCCGCCGGCGCCGCCCTGCGTGATGGCTCGCTGGTGGAGATTCTTGCGGACTGGCGCCCGGCGCCCTACCCCTTCCACGTCGTCTACCCGCACAACCGCTACGTCACGCACCGCCTGCGGGTGTTCATCGACTGGCTGGTCGGGTGCTTCCCGACGAAGGTCGCCGGCTGA
- a CDS encoding GNAT family N-acetyltransferase — MSEIKTRPTLLRRPADSADEPWLKRLFAQLRGLDAALIAACPALLDQQWQLQQRIFASDYPGALTELILLDGEPIGVLTLDDRPDSLRILEIGLELHQRGRGLGEQLLREVLAHADHQGKALELAVMRHNPAVRLYQRLGFESLGGAPDEAQWQMRREPVQPA, encoded by the coding sequence ATGAGCGAGATAAAGACCCGCCCCACCCTGCTTCGCCGCCCCGCCGACAGCGCCGACGAACCCTGGCTGAAGCGCCTGTTCGCGCAACTGCGCGGCCTGGACGCGGCGCTGATCGCAGCCTGCCCCGCCCTGCTCGACCAGCAGTGGCAACTGCAGCAGCGCATCTTCGCCAGTGACTATCCAGGCGCCCTTACCGAACTGATCCTGCTCGACGGCGAACCAATCGGCGTGCTGACCCTGGACGACCGCCCGGACAGCCTGCGCATTCTCGAAATCGGTCTCGAACTGCATCAGCGCGGACGCGGTTTGGGTGAACAGCTGCTGCGCGAGGTCCTCGCCCACGCCGACCATCAGGGCAAGGCGCTTGAGCTCGCGGTGATGCGCCACAATCCTGCGGTGCGCCTGTACCAGCGCCTGGGCTTCGAGAGCCTGGGAGGAGCGCCGGACGAGGCGCAATGGCAGATGCGCCGCGAGCCCGTTCAACCCGCCTGA
- a CDS encoding aspartyl/asparaginyl beta-hydroxylase domain-containing protein, with protein sequence MSATSLPRCARLGLDIPLQPLLDALAAVDQAAWQGHFNRGFYEGDWSGVALITPDDALMPLAPGQGAPLASDLLRRSAAWQAALVAFRTTIRSARLLRLGCGSRIHEHCDPDLGLPDSDLRLHLPLLSPEGVEFLVDGLQVPMHPGECWFIDLARPHRVDNPGPGERIHLVLDCQRNDWLLALIEQGLADTPNLRPGRAALAFEQFRVQVAQEPELAQALRSMTDSADFVARVVALGAARDLHFSAAEVRATMRLARRAWSDQWRA encoded by the coding sequence ATGAGCGCGACATCGTTACCCCGCTGCGCCCGGCTTGGGCTGGACATCCCGTTGCAGCCGTTGCTCGACGCATTGGCTGCCGTGGACCAGGCGGCGTGGCAAGGGCATTTCAACCGTGGCTTCTACGAAGGAGACTGGAGCGGCGTTGCGCTGATCACCCCCGACGACGCCCTGATGCCGCTGGCGCCGGGGCAGGGCGCACCGCTGGCCAGCGACCTGTTGCGGCGCAGCGCGGCCTGGCAGGCCGCACTGGTCGCCTTCCGTACGACTATCCGTAGCGCGCGCCTGCTGCGCCTGGGCTGCGGCTCGCGGATTCACGAGCACTGCGATCCTGATCTGGGGCTGCCCGACAGTGACCTGCGCCTGCACCTGCCGTTGCTGAGCCCTGAGGGCGTCGAGTTCCTGGTGGACGGGCTGCAAGTGCCGATGCATCCGGGCGAGTGCTGGTTCATCGACCTCGCCCGCCCACACCGGGTCGATAATCCGGGGCCCGGGGAGCGCATCCATCTGGTCCTCGACTGCCAGCGCAACGACTGGCTGCTGGCGTTGATCGAGCAAGGGCTGGCGGATACGCCGAACCTGCGTCCTGGTCGGGCGGCCCTGGCATTCGAGCAGTTCCGCGTGCAGGTCGCGCAGGAGCCTGAGCTCGCCCAGGCGCTGCGCTCGATGACCGACAGCGCAGACTTCGTCGCGCGGGTGGTCGCTCTGGGGGCCGCCCGCGACCTGCACTTTTCCGCCGCTGAAGTTCGCGCCACGATGCGCCTGGCCCGCAGAGCCTGGAGTGACCAATGGAGAGCCTGA
- a CDS encoding TetR/AcrR family transcriptional regulator — MSELPSPADASAERTYSGVAVAERAAQRRQRFIEAGIELFGTVGYHATTMRTLTAATGLTNRYFYESFATMEDLLVACYEQLMGDYRERLSQVLDAAEGGVEPRLRAGLTCFFEAMTNPQFAQVTHREVLGVSPRVDELYSRHMGEFAELMMEYLERAGVPITSHDPREMALVGAALAGSAIHAAAAWVRSRYSAPIGVVVEATLKIFLGAVGQLQAPKG, encoded by the coding sequence ATGAGTGAATTACCTTCCCCCGCCGATGCGTCGGCGGAGCGCACCTATTCCGGTGTGGCAGTGGCCGAGCGAGCCGCCCAGCGGCGGCAGCGCTTCATCGAGGCCGGTATCGAGCTGTTCGGTACCGTGGGCTACCACGCCACCACCATGCGCACCCTCACGGCGGCGACGGGCCTGACCAACCGCTACTTCTATGAGTCCTTCGCGACCATGGAGGACCTGCTGGTGGCCTGCTACGAGCAGCTCATGGGCGATTACCGGGAGCGCCTGAGCCAGGTGCTGGACGCGGCGGAGGGCGGTGTCGAGCCACGCCTGCGTGCGGGCCTGACCTGCTTCTTCGAAGCCATGACCAATCCCCAGTTCGCCCAGGTGACCCACCGCGAAGTGCTGGGTGTCAGCCCGCGAGTCGACGAGCTGTACAGCCGTCACATGGGTGAGTTCGCCGAGCTGATGATGGAGTACCTCGAGCGCGCGGGCGTGCCGATCACTTCCCATGATCCGCGTGAGATGGCGCTGGTCGGTGCGGCCCTGGCCGGCTCGGCCATCCATGCCGCCGCGGCCTGGGTGCGCAGCCGCTACTCGGCGCCGATCGGTGTGGTGGTGGAGGCGACCCTGAAGATATTCCTCGGTGCCGTAGGGCAATTGCAGGCGCCGAAAGGCTGA
- a CDS encoding MarR family winged helix-turn-helix transcriptional regulator, which translates to MNRKNEPGLGELLRYVSELVELGAEEHYQQMGMNYRARYTPVLRAIRSGAQTVTEITARTHLTQGAISQTVGQMETDGVITRQRAEDGRKSVLQLTPVGKKLVSKLNTHWAATFEAIEQLETEIGHPLRRVLEDAARALEAQGFSERLSHAKQALKTGATSHE; encoded by the coding sequence ATGAACAGAAAGAACGAACCCGGCCTGGGTGAACTGCTGCGCTACGTCTCGGAACTGGTTGAGCTGGGCGCCGAGGAGCATTACCAGCAGATGGGCATGAACTACCGGGCCCGCTACACGCCGGTGCTGCGCGCCATCCGTTCCGGGGCGCAGACGGTCACCGAGATCACCGCGCGTACCCACCTGACCCAGGGCGCCATCAGCCAGACCGTCGGCCAGATGGAGACCGACGGTGTGATCACCCGCCAGCGCGCCGAAGACGGCCGCAAGAGCGTGCTGCAACTGACGCCGGTAGGGAAGAAGCTGGTGAGCAAGCTCAACACCCACTGGGCGGCGACCTTCGAAGCCATCGAGCAGCTGGAAACCGAGATCGGCCATCCGCTGCGTCGCGTGCTGGAAGACGCCGCACGCGCCCTGGAAGCACAGGGCTTCTCCGAGCGTCTGAGCCACGCCAAGCAAGCCCTGAAGACAGGAGCCACCAGCCATGAGTAA
- a CDS encoding SDR family NAD(P)-dependent oxidoreductase: MNKSLTGKVALVTGGSTGIGLGAAQELAAQGARVFITGRRQAELDAAVEAIGPAATAIRADASVLADLDAVYAQIAKSAGRLDILFANAGGGDMLPLGAITEEHFDRIFGTNVRGVLFTVQKALPLLTDGASVILTSSTTSIQGTANFSVYSASKAAVRNFARSWALDLKDRGIRVNVVSPGPVRTPGLGDLVPEEARQGLFDALASQVPLGRLGEPREIGKAVAFLASESASFINGIELFVDGGMAQV; this comes from the coding sequence ATGAACAAGTCCCTCACTGGAAAAGTTGCACTGGTCACCGGCGGCAGCACTGGCATCGGCCTCGGCGCCGCCCAGGAGCTTGCCGCGCAAGGCGCCCGGGTGTTCATCACCGGCCGCCGCCAGGCCGAACTGGACGCCGCCGTGGAAGCCATCGGCCCGGCCGCCACGGCCATCCGTGCCGACGCCTCGGTGCTCGCCGATCTCGATGCGGTGTATGCGCAGATCGCCAAGTCCGCCGGTCGCCTGGACATCCTCTTCGCCAACGCCGGCGGCGGCGACATGCTGCCGCTGGGGGCGATCACCGAGGAGCACTTCGACCGCATCTTCGGCACCAACGTGCGCGGCGTGCTGTTCACCGTGCAGAAGGCGCTGCCGCTGCTGACCGACGGCGCGTCGGTAATCCTTACCTCATCCACCACCTCGATCCAGGGCACCGCCAACTTCAGCGTCTACAGCGCCAGCAAAGCCGCCGTGCGCAACTTCGCCCGCTCCTGGGCACTTGACCTCAAGGACCGTGGCATCCGCGTCAACGTCGTCAGCCCCGGCCCGGTGCGCACTCCCGGCCTGGGTGACCTGGTGCCCGAGGAGGCACGTCAGGGCCTGTTCGACGCGCTGGCCAGCCAGGTGCCGCTGGGCCGCCTGGGCGAGCCGCGGGAGATCGGCAAGGCGGTGGCCTTCCTGGCCTCGGAGTCCGCCAGCTTCATCAACGGCATCGAACTGTTCGTCGACGGCGGCATGGCTCAGGTCTGA
- a CDS encoding class I SAM-dependent methyltransferase, translated as MSNPSSDLRNWFDQGGQAYARFRPEYPVELAAHLAAMAPDRVLAVDVGCGSGQLTRQLAEHFNAVVGFDPSADQIAHTAPQENVNYACAPAEDLPLLSRSASLITAAQAAHWFDLPRFYAEVRRVAEPNAILALISYGVLRLEGTLGERFEQFYWKEIGPYWPAERKLVDSGYATLDFPFAEFPGPEIAIRLEWNLGEFLGYVSTWSAVRSAREAGREDLLHDFAADMAERWGDPTARHRVSWPINMRIGRV; from the coding sequence ATGAGTAACCCGTCGAGCGACCTGCGTAACTGGTTCGACCAGGGTGGGCAGGCCTACGCGCGCTTCCGTCCCGAATATCCCGTCGAGCTGGCCGCCCATCTGGCAGCGATGGCACCCGACCGGGTGCTCGCGGTCGATGTCGGTTGCGGCAGCGGCCAACTGACCCGGCAACTGGCCGAGCACTTCAATGCAGTGGTTGGCTTCGATCCCAGTGCGGACCAGATCGCCCATACCGCGCCGCAGGAGAACGTCAACTACGCCTGCGCCCCGGCCGAAGACCTCCCGCTGCTCAGCCGCAGTGCCAGCCTGATCACCGCGGCGCAGGCCGCGCACTGGTTCGATCTGCCGAGGTTCTACGCCGAAGTGCGGCGGGTCGCCGAGCCCAATGCGATCCTGGCGCTGATCAGCTATGGCGTGCTGCGGCTGGAGGGGACGCTGGGCGAGCGTTTCGAACAGTTCTACTGGAAGGAGATCGGCCCCTACTGGCCCGCCGAACGCAAGCTGGTGGACAGCGGCTACGCCACTCTCGACTTCCCCTTCGCCGAGTTTCCCGGCCCGGAGATCGCCATTCGCCTGGAGTGGAACCTCGGGGAGTTCCTCGGTTACGTCTCCACCTGGTCGGCGGTGCGCAGCGCCCGCGAGGCCGGGCGCGAAGACCTGCTGCATGACTTCGCAGCCGACATGGCCGAGCGCTGGGGCGATCCCACTGCGCGGCACCGGGTCAGTTGGCCCATCAACATGAGGATCGGACGCGTATGA
- a CDS encoding phytanoyl-CoA dioxygenase family protein — MDAAKLDYQRLHSEGYALLRQAIPRALLEELRAAFDANVLPSDRWPVPRGVDWRHAQIDLEPCVQAACRLPPLLAAVGALIGERFFLAQAEGREPLPGGGHQQLHRDLSARRPGDMVSALAFLDDFSPENGATRLAPGSHRPAPGQPPFDFLDESHSLQLSGRAGDILVFDVDLVHAGSLNSSGARRRTILISYRAEPLYAAHLETVGLRNVRMNTAERFDPPQSC, encoded by the coding sequence ATGGATGCAGCCAAGCTCGATTACCAGCGACTCCACAGCGAAGGTTACGCCCTGCTGCGCCAGGCGATCCCGCGCGCCCTGCTGGAGGAGCTGCGCGCGGCTTTCGATGCCAACGTCCTGCCTTCGGATCGCTGGCCCGTTCCCCGCGGCGTGGACTGGCGCCACGCTCAGATCGACCTGGAGCCGTGCGTTCAAGCGGCTTGTCGACTGCCGCCGCTGCTGGCGGCAGTCGGTGCGTTGATCGGCGAGCGATTCTTCCTCGCCCAGGCCGAGGGGCGTGAACCCCTGCCCGGAGGCGGTCATCAGCAACTGCACCGTGATCTGTCCGCCCGGCGTCCGGGGGACATGGTCAGCGCCCTCGCCTTCCTCGATGACTTCTCACCAGAAAACGGAGCCACCCGCCTCGCCCCCGGCAGCCACCGGCCCGCCCCTGGCCAGCCACCCTTCGACTTCCTTGACGAGTCCCATTCCCTGCAGCTGAGCGGCCGGGCCGGCGACATCCTGGTGTTCGACGTCGACCTCGTGCACGCCGGCAGTCTGAACAGCAGCGGCGCGCGGCGCCGCACGATCCTGATCAGCTACCGGGCCGAGCCTCTATATGCAGCGCACCTGGAGACTGTGGGCCTGCGCAATGTGCGGATGAACACCGCCGAGCGTTTCGATCCGCCGCAGTCGTGCTGA